In Clostridium sp. JN-1, one genomic interval encodes:
- the selB gene encoding selenocysteine-specific translation elongation factor: protein MKHVIIGTAGHIDHGKTTLIKALTGRETDTLREEKERGISINLGFTFFDLPSGKRAGIIDVPGHEKFIKNMLAGVSSIDAVLLVIAADEGIMPQTKEHFEILQLLDVKNGIIVITKSDMVDEEWLAMVKDDVKKEVKGTFLENATIHTVSSKTGEGIKELVYDIDKITDELEEKDIEGHFRLPVDRVFSVTGFGTVATGTVISGTINEGDTIEVYPSKTVSKVRGIQVHDESVKMAEAGQRCALNISNVKVKDIKRGDVISVENLMEPSMIVDCSLYYLKSADRPLENRQRVRLYHGTSEIICRVVILDREQLNPGESAYVQLRLEKPLTAQRNDRYVIRSYSPMYTIGGGSIIDPNAKKAKRFYKDYIEQLKTKKSGKTQNILEDTVKKLSSKYPNFIDILKSFGKNEQSIKDELNKLVDECKVIKLGDGDKAVYIDANFLSEKAAKIKDLVNKFHEENPLKLGFPKEEIKGKVFGNNIKQKVYDELIDLLVKNKDIKVDGNFISRIDFNVNYTQKQEELKQKIIDKFKKSGFLTPKFSEIEEEIGETKDLRMVFDSLIENGTIVKVSEDCFFLKDDYNKAIKIAYELIQSKGALTLAEFRDELKTSRKYAVALLENFDGIKLTKRIGDKRILNNSISNYLN from the coding sequence ATGAAACATGTCATAATAGGAACAGCTGGTCATATAGATCATGGAAAGACTACACTTATAAAAGCACTGACTGGCAGAGAAACAGATACCTTGAGAGAGGAAAAGGAAAGAGGTATATCTATTAATTTAGGATTTACTTTTTTTGATTTACCTTCTGGAAAAAGAGCTGGAATAATAGATGTTCCAGGTCACGAAAAGTTTATAAAAAATATGTTAGCTGGTGTCAGCAGTATAGATGCAGTCCTTCTAGTAATTGCTGCGGATGAAGGAATAATGCCTCAAACAAAGGAACATTTTGAAATACTTCAACTTTTGGATGTAAAAAATGGGATAATAGTTATTACAAAATCAGATATGGTAGATGAAGAATGGCTTGCTATGGTTAAAGATGATGTAAAAAAAGAGGTTAAAGGAACATTTTTGGAAAATGCAACGATACATACTGTCTCATCCAAAACTGGAGAAGGCATAAAAGAACTTGTATATGACATAGATAAAATTACAGATGAATTAGAAGAAAAGGACATTGAAGGTCATTTCAGACTGCCTGTAGATAGAGTGTTTTCTGTAACTGGATTTGGAACTGTAGCTACTGGAACTGTCATTAGTGGGACTATTAATGAAGGAGATACTATAGAAGTATATCCTTCTAAGACTGTATCAAAGGTAAGGGGAATTCAAGTGCACGATGAGTCTGTGAAGATGGCTGAAGCAGGTCAAAGATGTGCCTTGAATATATCAAATGTAAAAGTAAAAGATATTAAAAGAGGAGATGTAATCTCTGTAGAAAATTTAATGGAACCATCTATGATAGTGGACTGCAGTTTATATTATTTAAAAAGTGCAGATAGACCTTTAGAAAACAGACAGAGGGTTAGGTTATACCATGGAACTAGTGAAATAATATGCAGGGTTGTTATATTAGATAGGGAACAGTTGAATCCAGGTGAAAGTGCATATGTACAATTAAGACTTGAAAAGCCGCTTACTGCCCAAAGAAATGACAGATATGTAATTAGATCTTATTCTCCAATGTATACTATAGGTGGTGGATCTATAATAGATCCAAATGCTAAAAAAGCAAAGAGATTTTATAAAGATTATATTGAACAGCTTAAGACAAAGAAAAGCGGAAAAACACAAAATATACTTGAGGATACTGTGAAAAAGTTGAGCAGTAAATATCCTAATTTTATTGATATATTGAAGTCATTCGGTAAAAACGAGCAAAGTATTAAAGATGAACTTAATAAATTAGTAGATGAATGTAAAGTAATAAAATTAGGAGATGGAGATAAAGCAGTATATATTGATGCAAACTTTTTAAGTGAAAAGGCAGCAAAAATAAAGGACTTAGTTAATAAGTTTCATGAAGAAAATCCTTTAAAATTAGGATTTCCAAAGGAAGAAATAAAGGGTAAAGTATTTGGCAATAATATAAAACAAAAGGTATATGATGAATTAATTGATTTGTTAGTTAAAAATAAAGATATAAAAGTTGATGGAAACTTTATATCTAGAATTGATTTCAATGTAAATTATACTCAAAAACAAGAAGAACTTAAACAAAAAATAATTGATAAATTTAAAAAGTCCGGTTTTTTAACTCCTAAGTTTAGTGAAATTGAAGAAGAGATAGGAGAAACAAAAGATTTGAGGATGGTCTTTGATTCTTTAATAGAAAACGGAACAATTGTTAAAGTAAGTGAAGATTGTTTTTTCTTAAAAGATGATTATAATAAAGCGATAAAAATAGCGTATGAACTTATACAATCAAAGGGAGCTTTGACGCTAGCTGAATTTAGAGATGAATTAAAGACAAGTAGAAAATATGCTGTTGCCCTGCTGGAAAACTTTGATGGTATAAAGTTAACTAAGAGAATTGGTGATAAAAGAATATTAAATAATTCTATAAGCAATTATTTAAATTAA
- a CDS encoding tyrosine-type recombinase/integrase produces the protein MAKRKIKLNHITNLKKVGRTTDNISISEFFDLHEKFMEEKELENLRERTLEEYNVHLKYFKKYVESETQFKQTDMPINSDIFKSYVYYMTFEKKYSPFTVNLRLRTLLAYLRWLYNNNYITENIAIKIHLQKTPDDAKTPLTDVEVKKLLNGCDLNTYTGFRDFSLMLLILDCGIRIGEATELKISDFDLKNGLVTVRADVSKTRVSRQLPICTRTAKVLKELIDIAIEMRSGDYVFQNTYGGYIKKQNLMLSFKKIGKKVGLEHRCSPYLFRHTFATNAVKSGMEIFTLQRIMGHSSILTTRKYIQLETKDLKRNHNKINTVDRYFRK, from the coding sequence ATGGCTAAAAGAAAGATTAAATTAAACCACATTACAAATTTAAAAAAAGTAGGTAGAACGACTGACAATATATCAATATCTGAATTTTTTGATTTACATGAAAAATTTATGGAAGAAAAAGAACTAGAAAACCTTAGAGAAAGAACACTTGAAGAATATAATGTACATTTAAAATATTTTAAGAAATATGTAGAAAGTGAAACACAATTTAAACAAACTGATATGCCAATAAATTCAGATATTTTTAAAAGTTATGTGTACTATATGACCTTTGAAAAAAAATATTCACCTTTTACAGTTAATTTAAGATTAAGAACTTTGTTAGCATATCTGAGATGGCTTTATAACAATAATTATATTACAGAAAACATAGCAATAAAGATTCATTTGCAAAAAACACCAGATGATGCAAAAACACCGCTTACTGATGTTGAAGTTAAAAAACTATTAAATGGGTGTGATTTAAATACTTATACAGGTTTTAGAGATTTCTCGTTGATGCTTTTGATTTTAGATTGTGGTATTAGGATTGGTGAAGCAACGGAATTAAAAATTAGTGATTTTGATTTAAAGAATGGACTTGTAACAGTTAGGGCAGATGTATCTAAAACGAGAGTATCAAGACAACTACCAATTTGTACTAGAACAGCAAAAGTATTAAAAGAGTTAATAGATATTGCAATAGAAATGAGAAGTGGAGATTATGTATTTCAAAATACTTATGGTGGATATATAAAAAAACAAAATTTAATGCTTAGTTTTAAAAAAATAGGTAAAAAAGTTGGATTAGAACATAGATGTTCACCTTATTTGTTTAGACATACCTTTGCCACAAACGCAGTTAAATCAGGCATGGAAATATTTACACTCCAGAGGATCATGGGACATTCTTCGATTTTGACCACTAGAAAATATATACAATTAGAAACGAAAGATTTAAAAAGAAATCATAACAAAATTAATACTGTTGATAGATACTTTAGAAAATAA
- a CDS encoding DUF4355 domain-containing protein produces the protein MDFKELGLSDEQEAKVTEYVTGEVTKAKEVFKDYMPKSDLDKILQSETDKVRTEYSKKLKDATDEINKYKPKDKSEAEIEMEKRLKILEDKEKEVAQKEKVLNVSNKLEEKGLPKQLSKYLVGAEDLETSITEIKELFNNAQINSGFKPDSHKSKEDSITKEQFKKMGVVDRMNLFRTNEELYKKLSK, from the coding sequence ATGGATTTTAAAGAATTAGGTTTATCAGATGAACAGGAAGCAAAGGTTACTGAATATGTTACAGGCGAGGTTACAAAGGCAAAGGAAGTATTTAAGGACTATATGCCTAAATCTGATTTAGACAAAATATTGCAAAGCGAAACTGATAAAGTAAGGACAGAATATAGTAAAAAATTGAAGGATGCTACAGACGAAATAAATAAGTACAAGCCAAAGGATAAATCTGAAGCAGAAATTGAAATGGAGAAAAGATTAAAGATTCTTGAAGATAAGGAAAAAGAAGTTGCTCAGAAAGAAAAAGTATTAAATGTTTCTAATAAATTAGAAGAGAAGGGGCTACCAAAACAACTAAGCAAATATTTAGTAGGTGCAGAGGATTTAGAAACTTCTATAACAGAAATAAAGGAATTATTTAATAATGCTCAAATAAATAGTGGTTTTAAACCAGATAGTCATAAATCTAAAGAAGATAGTATTACTAAAGAACAGTTTAAGAAGATGGGTGTAGTTGATAGGATGAATCTTTTTAGAACAAATGAAGAATTATATAAAAAATTAAGCAAATAA